A stretch of Gasterosteus aculeatus chromosome 4, fGasAcu3.hap1.1, whole genome shotgun sequence DNA encodes these proteins:
- the canx gene encoding calnexin isoform X2, whose translation MDQKVGLLVLLAVGLLCLSVAPFSRAQDPMEEVLGDDVDVEDELDLGLAGAEEEDQEGDVQDEAPAAPKTPPTPKVTYKAPEPMGEHFIAESFDRGTLDGWVLSVAKKEDADEDIAKYDGKWAVEEMKESKLPGDKGLVLKSRAKHHAISAQLLRPFTFDTKPLIVQYEVNFQAGIDCGGAYVKLLSQTPDLNLDLFVDKTPYTIMFGPDKCGEEYKLHFIFRHKNPKTGEYEEKHAKKPDSDLRTYYTDKKTHLYTLVLNPDNTFEVLVDQTVVNSGSLLTDMTPPVNPPAEIEDPDDQKPEDWDERPKIQDPSATKPEDWDEDAPAQIPDEDAVKPDGWLDEEPEYIGDPDAAKPEDWDEDMDGEWEAPQVPNPACEAAPGCGAWKRPMIDNPNHKGKWKPPMIDNPNYQGVWKPRKIQNPAFFEDLQPFRMTAFSAVGLELWSMTSDIFFDNFFITDDRTTADRWAADGWGLKKAAEGAADPGLATQMLSAAEERPWLWIVYVLTVALPLVLIIVFCCTGKKKSPETPAAEYKKTDEAQPDVKEEEEEDEEEEDKAEEKSSPEENGEEIPAEDEEEDAGKEATADEKLEDDVLRRSPRNRKARKD comes from the exons ATGGATCAGAAGGTCGGGTTGTTGGTTCTCCTGGCAGTGggcctcctctgcctcagtGTGGCCCCTTTCTCTCGGGCTCAGGACCCGATGGAGGAGGTTCTTGGTGACGACGTGGACGTGGAGGACGAACTGGATTTGGGTTTAGCCGGAGCCGAGGAGGAAGACCAGGAAGGGGATGTGCAGGACGAAGCTCCAGCTGCACCAAAAACTCCTCCTACACCCAAG GTAACCTACAAGGCTCCAGAGCCGATGGGGGAACATTTCATAGCTGAGTCTTTTGACCGTGGGACACTAGATGG TTGGGTGCTTTCAGTTGCCAAGAAGGAGGACGCTGATGAAGACATCGCCAAGTACGACG GTAAATGGGcggtggaggagatgaaggagagtAAGCTCCCCGGCGATAAAGGCCTGGTCCTGAAGTCTCGGGCCAAACACCACGCCATCTCAGCCCAGCTGCTGCGACCTTTCACCTTCGACACCAAGCCGCTCATTGTCCA GTACGAGGTCAACTTCCAGGCCGGCATAGACTGCGGTGGCGCCTACGTGAAACTGCTGAGTCAGACGCCCGACCTCAACCTG GACTTGTTCGTGGATAAAACTCCGTATACCATCATGTTCGGACCAGACAAATGTGGAGAGGAATACAAACTGCACTTCATCTTCAGACACAAAAACCCCAAAACTGGAGAATATGAAGAGAAACATGCCAAGAAGCCAGATTCTGACCTGAGAACCTACTACACAGATAAGAAGACTCACCTGTACACACTGG tGTTGAACCCCGATAACACCTTTGAGGTGCTGGTCGATCAGACAGTGGTGAACAGCGGCAGCTTGTTGACGGACATGACCCCCCCCGTCAATCCCCCCGCCGAGATCGAGGACCCCGACGACCAGAAGCCAGAGGACTGGGACGAGAGGCCCAAGATCCAGGACCCCAGCGCCACCAAGCCCGAAGACTG gGATGAAGACGCTCCCGCTCAGATTCCTGACGAAGACGCAGTGAAACCAGACGGCTGGCTGGACGAAGAGCCAGAGTACATTGGAGACCCCGATGCTGCCAAACCCGAAGACTG GGACGAGGACATGGACGGCGAATGGGAGGCCCCTCAGGTCCCCAACCCTGCTTGTGAGGCCGCCCCAGGTTGCGGTGCCTGGAAACGGCCCATGATCGACAACCCCAACCACAAGGGCAAGTGGAAGCCACCCATGATTGACAACCCCAACTACCAG GGCGTGTGGAAGCCGAGGAAGATCCAGAACCCTGCGTTCTTCGAGGACCTTCAGCCGTTCCGGATGACTGCGTTCAGCGCCGTGGGGCTGGAGCTCTGGTCCATGACCTCCGACATCTTCTTTGACAACTTCTTCATCACAGACGACCGCACCACCGCCGATCGCTGGGCCGCCGACGGCTGGGGGCTTAAGAAGGCCGCTGAGGGCGCCGCCGAT CCCGGTTTGGCGACTCAGATGTTGAGCGCTGCGGAGGAGCGCCCGTGGCTCTGGATCGTCTACGTCCTCACTGTGGCTCTACCGCTCGTCCTTATCATTGTCTTCTGCTGCACCGGcaag AAGAAGAGTCCTGAGACACCAGCAGCAGAGTACAAGAAGACCGATGAAGCTCAGCCCgacgtgaaggaggaggaagaggaggacgaggaagaagaggacaaGGCCGAAGAGAAGAGCAGTCCAG AAGAGAACGGAGAGGAAATTCCCgcagaagacgaggaggaggatgcagggAAGGAGGCGACGGCTGATGAG AAGTTGGAGGACGACGTCCTGCGGAGATCTCCGAGGAACAGGAAGGCCAGAAAGGACTGA
- the canx gene encoding calnexin isoform X1 codes for MDQKVGLLVLLAVGLLCLSVAPFSRAQDPMEEVLGDDVDVEDELDLGLAGAEEEDQEGDVQDEAPAAPKTPPTPKVTYKAPEPMGEHFIAESFDRGTLDGWVLSVAKKEDADEDIAKYDGKWAVEEMKESKLPGDKGLVLKSRAKHHAISAQLLRPFTFDTKPLIVQYEVNFQAGIDCGGAYVKLLSQTPDLNLDLFVDKTPYTIMFGPDKCGEEYKLHFIFRHKNPKTGEYEEKHAKKPDSDLRTYYTDKKTHLYTLGKTYLYTGEPPLLSVQVVTPHLCPPPPVLNPDNTFEVLVDQTVVNSGSLLTDMTPPVNPPAEIEDPDDQKPEDWDERPKIQDPSATKPEDWDEDAPAQIPDEDAVKPDGWLDEEPEYIGDPDAAKPEDWDEDMDGEWEAPQVPNPACEAAPGCGAWKRPMIDNPNHKGKWKPPMIDNPNYQGVWKPRKIQNPAFFEDLQPFRMTAFSAVGLELWSMTSDIFFDNFFITDDRTTADRWAADGWGLKKAAEGAADPGLATQMLSAAEERPWLWIVYVLTVALPLVLIIVFCCTGKKKSPETPAAEYKKTDEAQPDVKEEEEEDEEEEDKAEEKSSPEENGEEIPAEDEEEDAGKEATADEKLEDDVLRRSPRNRKARKD; via the exons ATGGATCAGAAGGTCGGGTTGTTGGTTCTCCTGGCAGTGggcctcctctgcctcagtGTGGCCCCTTTCTCTCGGGCTCAGGACCCGATGGAGGAGGTTCTTGGTGACGACGTGGACGTGGAGGACGAACTGGATTTGGGTTTAGCCGGAGCCGAGGAGGAAGACCAGGAAGGGGATGTGCAGGACGAAGCTCCAGCTGCACCAAAAACTCCTCCTACACCCAAG GTAACCTACAAGGCTCCAGAGCCGATGGGGGAACATTTCATAGCTGAGTCTTTTGACCGTGGGACACTAGATGG TTGGGTGCTTTCAGTTGCCAAGAAGGAGGACGCTGATGAAGACATCGCCAAGTACGACG GTAAATGGGcggtggaggagatgaaggagagtAAGCTCCCCGGCGATAAAGGCCTGGTCCTGAAGTCTCGGGCCAAACACCACGCCATCTCAGCCCAGCTGCTGCGACCTTTCACCTTCGACACCAAGCCGCTCATTGTCCA GTACGAGGTCAACTTCCAGGCCGGCATAGACTGCGGTGGCGCCTACGTGAAACTGCTGAGTCAGACGCCCGACCTCAACCTG GACTTGTTCGTGGATAAAACTCCGTATACCATCATGTTCGGACCAGACAAATGTGGAGAGGAATACAAACTGCACTTCATCTTCAGACACAAAAACCCCAAAACTGGAGAATATGAAGAGAAACATGCCAAGAAGCCAGATTCTGACCTGAGAACCTACTACACAGATAAGAAGACTCACCTGTACACACTGGGTAAGACATACCTGTACACTGGGGAACCACCATTATTATCCGTCCAGGTTGTAACTCCTCatctctgtccccctcctccagtGTTGAACCCCGATAACACCTTTGAGGTGCTGGTCGATCAGACAGTGGTGAACAGCGGCAGCTTGTTGACGGACATGACCCCCCCCGTCAATCCCCCCGCCGAGATCGAGGACCCCGACGACCAGAAGCCAGAGGACTGGGACGAGAGGCCCAAGATCCAGGACCCCAGCGCCACCAAGCCCGAAGACTG gGATGAAGACGCTCCCGCTCAGATTCCTGACGAAGACGCAGTGAAACCAGACGGCTGGCTGGACGAAGAGCCAGAGTACATTGGAGACCCCGATGCTGCCAAACCCGAAGACTG GGACGAGGACATGGACGGCGAATGGGAGGCCCCTCAGGTCCCCAACCCTGCTTGTGAGGCCGCCCCAGGTTGCGGTGCCTGGAAACGGCCCATGATCGACAACCCCAACCACAAGGGCAAGTGGAAGCCACCCATGATTGACAACCCCAACTACCAG GGCGTGTGGAAGCCGAGGAAGATCCAGAACCCTGCGTTCTTCGAGGACCTTCAGCCGTTCCGGATGACTGCGTTCAGCGCCGTGGGGCTGGAGCTCTGGTCCATGACCTCCGACATCTTCTTTGACAACTTCTTCATCACAGACGACCGCACCACCGCCGATCGCTGGGCCGCCGACGGCTGGGGGCTTAAGAAGGCCGCTGAGGGCGCCGCCGAT CCCGGTTTGGCGACTCAGATGTTGAGCGCTGCGGAGGAGCGCCCGTGGCTCTGGATCGTCTACGTCCTCACTGTGGCTCTACCGCTCGTCCTTATCATTGTCTTCTGCTGCACCGGcaag AAGAAGAGTCCTGAGACACCAGCAGCAGAGTACAAGAAGACCGATGAAGCTCAGCCCgacgtgaaggaggaggaagaggaggacgaggaagaagaggacaaGGCCGAAGAGAAGAGCAGTCCAG AAGAGAACGGAGAGGAAATTCCCgcagaagacgaggaggaggatgcagggAAGGAGGCGACGGCTGATGAG AAGTTGGAGGACGACGTCCTGCGGAGATCTCCGAGGAACAGGAAGGCCAGAAAGGACTGA
- the maml1 gene encoding mastermind-like protein 1 isoform X1, which produces MMADFVTPRHSAVMERLRRRIELFRQHHNSCESRYENATLERLELERQQTFALHQRCLQAKAKRSNKHRQPQPSGDQAGPRATGGAGGGGGGGAGGGGVAELVESGGTTAAEQSRSSTLIALQETVKRKLENAGSPIGRDQGNGFSDCFPPNKKACRDNGSPLDSKLGLSDALNSNGTHAPAGESAETDFHCKEMKQEPDDILPIMPPPGGGSNSLFPDLNLNEQEWRELMEELNCSVAYEDIQDILNDGFEEDRKDSLVPGGAGAGGGGQGGGGQSSQGLLLPDLVSVKTEFSPSTVAFEQDSRTGSPHVRSATSGPPPPHPTSSPVASASSPALPLSQTAPPPRQHQPPPNHHHPPGPPVPKDLSPAQQLQQLAAQQQRAQHLHGQMQHKQPQPGAKFHSQGPHVHPASWPQMANASQSPLGGAFGMDKPTSPSLYPQDFNPNSQKQLLMPGQPNKGPPKAGAGSYMPGPAGHANVMGHPTPGPPIGHPPAPGSQSSAAMLNYNNTKPLSHFEAGPGPPRPPNTQNNGKAALLTLLRQQQIKQKNSVNFRQHIPQDQNSYPAPPHGPGPGSAMTSVPGNNGMAAQSGSNAMSSNHGNAAYLSSQAAAAAALKQQQQQQHQQQILEQQKQQYLQRQQLMEQEKQRQQDQQLQRHLTRPPPQYQDQPGQPANQNPFPQPPVNQFTASSQPMGSVGSMGGPAPGSQRMFPQNQGMMGMNIGPGSGPSGGVAPPPTGSQGDIGLSSCGSRGGGAGVDVQQVLYNNMNLHPNHPSHPSHTPQQAGLQRQPLGAMSAAYRQNLLAQQHLKSQPNAALLKQQQQQLAAARMPGSMQSSMQGAAMPGGMQGAAWQQQQPPSSNAGLPPNAFHMQQQQSRIPKMPPGAAPFGTNPSGRPMGGLSAAHQMMQTNMGAAQQQRAPPNLQNLGPPMAAQQQTQQQANQNQTVLPDLAAFGPPQGSGRQGLQCNQGYQVSRTASQQQQQVSFGYNVASGSFAGESELVDSLLKGQSTQEWMADLDELLAGHH; this is translated from the exons ATGATGGCGGATTTTGTTACACCGCGACACAGCGCGGTGATGGAGAGGCTCCGCCGGAGGATCGAGCTCTTCCGGCAGCATCACAACAGCTGCGAGAGTCGCTACGAGAACGCGACGCTGGAgcggctggagctggagaggcaGCAGACCTTCGCCCTGCACCAGCGCTGCCTGCAGGCCAAGGCCAAGCGGTCCAACAAGCACCGCCAGCCGCAGCCCAGCGGCGACCAGGCCGGACCGAGAGCAACGGGTGGTgcaggcggcggcggtggtggtggtgcaggcGGCGGCGGTGTTGCAGAGCTCGTGGAGAGCGGAGGGACCACGGCGGCGGAGCAGAGCCGGAGCAGCACCCTGATAGCG CTGCAGGAAACGGTGAAGAGAAAGCTGGAGAACGCCGGCTCGCCCATCGGCCGAGATCAGGGCAACGGCTTCAGTGACTGCTTCCCCCCCAACAAGAAGGCCTGCCGGGACAACGGCTCCCCGCTGGACTCCAAGCTGGGCCTCAGCGACGCCCTGAACTCCAACGGGACCCACGCGCCGGCCGGGGAGTCCGCAGAAACAGACTTCCACTGCAAGGAGATGAAGCAGGAGCCCGACGACATCCTGCCCATCATGCCGCCGCCGGGAGGAGGCAGCAACAGCCTGTTCCCCGACCTCAACCTTAACGAGCAGGAGTGGagggagctgatggaggagctgaactGCTCCGTGGCCTATGAGGACATCCAGGACATCCTCAACGATGGCTTCGAGGAGGACCGCAAAGACTCACTGGTGCCGGGCGGTGCTGGGGCAGGCGGAGGAggccaaggaggaggaggccagtcTTCCCAGGGTCTGCTTCTTCCAGATCTGGTCAGCGTGAAGACTGAGTTCTCCCCGTCAACTGTGGCTTTTGAGCAAGACTCACGCACCGGCTCCCCCCACGTCAGGTCTGCCACCTCCgggccccctcctcctcaccccaccAGCTCCCCCGTTGCCTCGGCCTCGTCCCCGGCTCTGCCCCTGTCCCAGACGGCCCCTCCGCCTAGGCAGCATCAGCCTCCCCCCAACCACCATCACCCTCCGGGCCCCCCGGTCCCTAAAGACCTGTCCCCCGCCCAGCAACTCCAGCAGCTGGCCGCCCAGCAGCAGCGAGCCCAGCACCTCCACGGTCAGATGCAGCACAAACAGCCGCAGCCAGGAGCAAAGTTCCACAGCCAGGGGCCCCACGTCCACCCCGCCTCATGGCCCCAGATGGCCAACGCCTCCCAGAGCCCACTAGGGGGCGCCTTTGGTATGGATAAGCCCACCAGCCCCTCCCTCTACCCGCAGGACTTCAACCCCAACTCCCAGAAGCAGTTGCTGATGCCCGGTCAGCCCAACAAAGGTCCCCCCAAGGCGGGGGCCGGCAGCTACATGCCAGGGCCCGCCGGACACGCCAACGTGATGGGTCACCCGACGCCGGGGCCGCCCATCGGCCACCCGCCGGCGCCGGGGTCCCAGTCCTCGGCCGCCATGTTGaactacaacaacacaaaacctcTGTCGCACTTTGAGGCGGGGCCAGGGCCCCCGCGGCCCCCCAACACCCAGAACAACGGCAAGGCGGCACTGCTGACGCTGCTCAGGCAGCAGCAGATCAAACAGAAGAACAGCGTGAACTTCCGTCAGCACATACCGCAG GACCAGAACTCCTATCCGGCTCCTCCACATGGCCCCGGCCCCGGCAGCGCCATGACGTCGGTGCCTGGAAATAACGGCATGGCTGCCCAGTCGGGGTCAAACGCCATGTCAAGTAACCATGGCAACGCAGCGTACCTGAGCAGTCaggcagcggcggcagcggcgctgaaacaacaacagcagcagcagcatcaacagcagatcctggagcagcagaagcagcagtacctgcagaggcagcagctgaTGGAACAG gagaagcagcggcagcaggatcagcagctgcagagacacCTGACTCGACCTCCTCCACAGTACCAGGACCAGCCGGGGCAACCGGCCAACCAGAACCCTTTCCCACAGCCGCCAGTCAACCAGTTTACAg CTTCCTCTCAGCCAATGGGCAGCGTCGGGTCCATGGGAGGCCCCGCCCCCGGGTCCCAGCGCATGTTCCCCCAGAACCAAGGCATGATGGGTATGAACATCGGTCCAGGCAGCGGGCCGTCGGGCGGCGTAGCTCCGCCCCCGACCGGGAGCCAGGGCGACATTGGTCTGTCGTCTTGCGGCAGCAGAGGAGGCGGGGCCGGTGTGGACGTGCAGCAGGTGCTCTACAACAACATGAACCTTCACCCCAACCACCCATCACATCCATCTCACACACCCCAGCAGGCCGGCCTGCAGCGCCAGCCTCTAGGCGCCATGAGCGCCGCCTACAGGCAGAACCTTCTCGCTCAGCAGCACCTCAAATCACAACCCAACGCCGCGCtattgaagcagcagcagcagcagctggctgcCGCCCGCATGCCAGGCTCCATGCAGAGCAGCATGCAGGGAGCCGCCATGCCTGGCGGCATGCAGGGCGCtgcctggcagcagcagcagccgccctCCAGCAACGCCGGCCTCCCCCCCAACGCCTTCcatatgcagcagcagcagtcgcgCATTCCGAAGATGCCACCAGGTGCCGCGCCCTTCGGCACCAACCCTAGTGGGCGCCCGATGGGCGGGCTGAGTGCAGCGCACCAGATGATGCAGACCAACATGGGAGCGGCgcagcagcagagggcgccGCCCAACCTTCAGAACTTGGGCCCACCGATGGCCGCCCAGCAACAGACTCAGCAGCAGGCCAATCAGAACCAGACCGTCCTGCCCGACCTGGCGGCCTTCGGGCCGCCGCAGGGCAGCGGTCGGCAGGGGCTGCAGTGTAACCAGGGATACCAGGTGAGCAGGACTgccagtcagcagcagcagcaggtgtcgtTCGGGTACAACGTGGCGTCGGGGAGCTTCGCCGGAGAGAGCGAGCTGGTGGACTCGCTGCTGAAGGGTCAGAGCACCCAGGAGTGGATGGCCGACCTGGATGAGCTGCTCGCGGGCCACCACTAG
- the maml1 gene encoding mastermind-like protein 1 isoform X2, translating to MERLRRRIELFRQHHNSCESRYENATLERLELERQQTFALHQRCLQAKAKRSNKHRQPQPSGDQAGPRATGGAGGGGGGGAGGGGVAELVESGGTTAAEQSRSSTLIALQETVKRKLENAGSPIGRDQGNGFSDCFPPNKKACRDNGSPLDSKLGLSDALNSNGTHAPAGESAETDFHCKEMKQEPDDILPIMPPPGGGSNSLFPDLNLNEQEWRELMEELNCSVAYEDIQDILNDGFEEDRKDSLVPGGAGAGGGGQGGGGQSSQGLLLPDLVSVKTEFSPSTVAFEQDSRTGSPHVRSATSGPPPPHPTSSPVASASSPALPLSQTAPPPRQHQPPPNHHHPPGPPVPKDLSPAQQLQQLAAQQQRAQHLHGQMQHKQPQPGAKFHSQGPHVHPASWPQMANASQSPLGGAFGMDKPTSPSLYPQDFNPNSQKQLLMPGQPNKGPPKAGAGSYMPGPAGHANVMGHPTPGPPIGHPPAPGSQSSAAMLNYNNTKPLSHFEAGPGPPRPPNTQNNGKAALLTLLRQQQIKQKNSVNFRQHIPQDQNSYPAPPHGPGPGSAMTSVPGNNGMAAQSGSNAMSSNHGNAAYLSSQAAAAAALKQQQQQQHQQQILEQQKQQYLQRQQLMEQEKQRQQDQQLQRHLTRPPPQYQDQPGQPANQNPFPQPPVNQFTASSQPMGSVGSMGGPAPGSQRMFPQNQGMMGMNIGPGSGPSGGVAPPPTGSQGDIGLSSCGSRGGGAGVDVQQVLYNNMNLHPNHPSHPSHTPQQAGLQRQPLGAMSAAYRQNLLAQQHLKSQPNAALLKQQQQQLAAARMPGSMQSSMQGAAMPGGMQGAAWQQQQPPSSNAGLPPNAFHMQQQQSRIPKMPPGAAPFGTNPSGRPMGGLSAAHQMMQTNMGAAQQQRAPPNLQNLGPPMAAQQQTQQQANQNQTVLPDLAAFGPPQGSGRQGLQCNQGYQVSRTASQQQQQVSFGYNVASGSFAGESELVDSLLKGQSTQEWMADLDELLAGHH from the exons ATGGAGAGGCTCCGCCGGAGGATCGAGCTCTTCCGGCAGCATCACAACAGCTGCGAGAGTCGCTACGAGAACGCGACGCTGGAgcggctggagctggagaggcaGCAGACCTTCGCCCTGCACCAGCGCTGCCTGCAGGCCAAGGCCAAGCGGTCCAACAAGCACCGCCAGCCGCAGCCCAGCGGCGACCAGGCCGGACCGAGAGCAACGGGTGGTgcaggcggcggcggtggtggtggtgcaggcGGCGGCGGTGTTGCAGAGCTCGTGGAGAGCGGAGGGACCACGGCGGCGGAGCAGAGCCGGAGCAGCACCCTGATAGCG CTGCAGGAAACGGTGAAGAGAAAGCTGGAGAACGCCGGCTCGCCCATCGGCCGAGATCAGGGCAACGGCTTCAGTGACTGCTTCCCCCCCAACAAGAAGGCCTGCCGGGACAACGGCTCCCCGCTGGACTCCAAGCTGGGCCTCAGCGACGCCCTGAACTCCAACGGGACCCACGCGCCGGCCGGGGAGTCCGCAGAAACAGACTTCCACTGCAAGGAGATGAAGCAGGAGCCCGACGACATCCTGCCCATCATGCCGCCGCCGGGAGGAGGCAGCAACAGCCTGTTCCCCGACCTCAACCTTAACGAGCAGGAGTGGagggagctgatggaggagctgaactGCTCCGTGGCCTATGAGGACATCCAGGACATCCTCAACGATGGCTTCGAGGAGGACCGCAAAGACTCACTGGTGCCGGGCGGTGCTGGGGCAGGCGGAGGAggccaaggaggaggaggccagtcTTCCCAGGGTCTGCTTCTTCCAGATCTGGTCAGCGTGAAGACTGAGTTCTCCCCGTCAACTGTGGCTTTTGAGCAAGACTCACGCACCGGCTCCCCCCACGTCAGGTCTGCCACCTCCgggccccctcctcctcaccccaccAGCTCCCCCGTTGCCTCGGCCTCGTCCCCGGCTCTGCCCCTGTCCCAGACGGCCCCTCCGCCTAGGCAGCATCAGCCTCCCCCCAACCACCATCACCCTCCGGGCCCCCCGGTCCCTAAAGACCTGTCCCCCGCCCAGCAACTCCAGCAGCTGGCCGCCCAGCAGCAGCGAGCCCAGCACCTCCACGGTCAGATGCAGCACAAACAGCCGCAGCCAGGAGCAAAGTTCCACAGCCAGGGGCCCCACGTCCACCCCGCCTCATGGCCCCAGATGGCCAACGCCTCCCAGAGCCCACTAGGGGGCGCCTTTGGTATGGATAAGCCCACCAGCCCCTCCCTCTACCCGCAGGACTTCAACCCCAACTCCCAGAAGCAGTTGCTGATGCCCGGTCAGCCCAACAAAGGTCCCCCCAAGGCGGGGGCCGGCAGCTACATGCCAGGGCCCGCCGGACACGCCAACGTGATGGGTCACCCGACGCCGGGGCCGCCCATCGGCCACCCGCCGGCGCCGGGGTCCCAGTCCTCGGCCGCCATGTTGaactacaacaacacaaaacctcTGTCGCACTTTGAGGCGGGGCCAGGGCCCCCGCGGCCCCCCAACACCCAGAACAACGGCAAGGCGGCACTGCTGACGCTGCTCAGGCAGCAGCAGATCAAACAGAAGAACAGCGTGAACTTCCGTCAGCACATACCGCAG GACCAGAACTCCTATCCGGCTCCTCCACATGGCCCCGGCCCCGGCAGCGCCATGACGTCGGTGCCTGGAAATAACGGCATGGCTGCCCAGTCGGGGTCAAACGCCATGTCAAGTAACCATGGCAACGCAGCGTACCTGAGCAGTCaggcagcggcggcagcggcgctgaaacaacaacagcagcagcagcatcaacagcagatcctggagcagcagaagcagcagtacctgcagaggcagcagctgaTGGAACAG gagaagcagcggcagcaggatcagcagctgcagagacacCTGACTCGACCTCCTCCACAGTACCAGGACCAGCCGGGGCAACCGGCCAACCAGAACCCTTTCCCACAGCCGCCAGTCAACCAGTTTACAg CTTCCTCTCAGCCAATGGGCAGCGTCGGGTCCATGGGAGGCCCCGCCCCCGGGTCCCAGCGCATGTTCCCCCAGAACCAAGGCATGATGGGTATGAACATCGGTCCAGGCAGCGGGCCGTCGGGCGGCGTAGCTCCGCCCCCGACCGGGAGCCAGGGCGACATTGGTCTGTCGTCTTGCGGCAGCAGAGGAGGCGGGGCCGGTGTGGACGTGCAGCAGGTGCTCTACAACAACATGAACCTTCACCCCAACCACCCATCACATCCATCTCACACACCCCAGCAGGCCGGCCTGCAGCGCCAGCCTCTAGGCGCCATGAGCGCCGCCTACAGGCAGAACCTTCTCGCTCAGCAGCACCTCAAATCACAACCCAACGCCGCGCtattgaagcagcagcagcagcagctggctgcCGCCCGCATGCCAGGCTCCATGCAGAGCAGCATGCAGGGAGCCGCCATGCCTGGCGGCATGCAGGGCGCtgcctggcagcagcagcagccgccctCCAGCAACGCCGGCCTCCCCCCCAACGCCTTCcatatgcagcagcagcagtcgcgCATTCCGAAGATGCCACCAGGTGCCGCGCCCTTCGGCACCAACCCTAGTGGGCGCCCGATGGGCGGGCTGAGTGCAGCGCACCAGATGATGCAGACCAACATGGGAGCGGCgcagcagcagagggcgccGCCCAACCTTCAGAACTTGGGCCCACCGATGGCCGCCCAGCAACAGACTCAGCAGCAGGCCAATCAGAACCAGACCGTCCTGCCCGACCTGGCGGCCTTCGGGCCGCCGCAGGGCAGCGGTCGGCAGGGGCTGCAGTGTAACCAGGGATACCAGGTGAGCAGGACTgccagtcagcagcagcagcaggtgtcgtTCGGGTACAACGTGGCGTCGGGGAGCTTCGCCGGAGAGAGCGAGCTGGTGGACTCGCTGCTGAAGGGTCAGAGCACCCAGGAGTGGATGGCCGACCTGGATGAGCTGCTCGCGGGCCACCACTAG